A window of the Microvirga terrae genome harbors these coding sequences:
- the phbB gene encoding acetoacetyl-CoA reductase — protein sequence MARVVLVTGGTRGIGAAISKALKDAGYKVAANYGGNDEAANQFKSETGIPVFKFDVSDAPSCESGIRAVEAELGPVDILVNNAGITRDGMFHKMTYDQWSAVIRTNLDSMFTCTRPVIEGMRERGFGRIIIISSINGQKGQMGQANYSAAKAGVIGFAKALAQENANKGVTVNVIAPGYIATEMVKAVPEEVLKAKILPLIPVGRLGEAEEIARSVLFLAADEAGFVTGSTLSVNGGQYMA from the coding sequence ATGGCGCGTGTCGTATTGGTCACCGGTGGCACCCGCGGGATCGGTGCCGCAATTTCAAAAGCCTTGAAGGATGCGGGCTACAAGGTTGCCGCCAACTATGGCGGCAACGACGAGGCCGCCAACCAGTTCAAGAGTGAAACCGGGATTCCGGTGTTCAAATTCGACGTGTCCGATGCGCCATCCTGCGAAAGCGGCATCCGGGCGGTCGAGGCCGAGCTCGGCCCGGTCGACATTCTGGTGAACAATGCGGGCATCACCCGCGACGGCATGTTCCACAAGATGACCTACGACCAGTGGTCGGCCGTCATCCGCACCAACCTCGATTCCATGTTCACCTGCACGCGCCCCGTGATCGAGGGCATGCGCGAACGCGGGTTCGGGCGCATCATCATCATCTCGTCCATCAACGGCCAGAAGGGCCAGATGGGTCAGGCGAACTATTCCGCCGCGAAGGCGGGCGTGATCGGCTTCGCCAAGGCGCTCGCGCAGGAGAATGCCAACAAGGGCGTTACCGTCAACGTGATCGCGCCGGGCTATATCGCCACCGAGATGGTGAAGGCGGTCCCCGAAGAGGTGCTCAAGGCCAAGATCCTGCCGCTCATTCCGGTCGGACGCCTCGGCGAGGCGGAGGAGATCGCCCGCAGCGTGCTCTTCCTGGCCGCCGACGAGGCCGGTTTCGTGACCGGCTCGACCCTGTCCGTCAACGGCGGGCAGTACATGGCCTAA